TCACTTCCACCGGCACATGGCCAACGCCGGTCAGGCGTCGGTGCCATGCGCCGACGGCCCTTGCCTCCTGTGGGAAGCCTGGACCTTCAGGGCCGTCGCGTCGGGTCTCAGGAGCGGTAATCCGCGTTGATGCTCACGTAGTCGTGCGAGAGATCACACGTCCACAGCGTAGCGGCCGCGTCGCCGCGACCCAGCACTACGCGTACCGTAATTTCGCTTTGCTTCATCACGCGCTGACCGTCTTCTTCGCGATAGTCGGCGTTGCGGCCACCGGCGCGCGCCACCAGCACATCGTCGAGATACAGGTCGATCTTGCTAACGTCGAGGTCGTTCACGCCCGCATAGCCGATGGCGGCCAGAATACGACCCAGATTCGGATCGGACGCAAAGAAAGCCGTCTTCACCAGCGGCGAATGACCGATGGCATAAGCGATCTGGCGGCACTCGGCCACGTCGCGGCCGCCTTCGACCGTCACGGTGATGAACTTGGTCGCGCCTTCGCCGTCGCGCACGATCAGTTGCGCCAGCTCTTGCGAGATCGACAGCAGCGCGTCGCGCAATGCAGCGAACGCCGGGGTGTCCGTGCTGGCGATTTCCGGCAGCTCGGTCTGGCCCGTAGCGGCCACGATGAACGAATCGTTGGTGGACGTATCGCCATCGATGGTGATGGCATTGAAGGAACGGTCGGCCACGTACTTCACCAGCGCGTCGAGCACCGGTTGTGCCACGCGGGCGTTCGTGCCTACGAAACCGAGCATGGTCGCCATGTTCGGCTTGATCATGCCCGCGCCCTTGCTCACGCCGGTCATCACGATCGTCTGGCCGTCGATCACGATCTGACGCGACGCGGCCTTCGGCAGCGTGTCGGTCGTCATGATCGATTGCGCAGCTTCGAACCAGTGCGCCGGCGCGAGATTGGCGATGGCCTGCGGCAGACCGGCGACCAGACGGTCGACCGGCAACGGTTCGAGAATCACGCCCGTCGAGAACGGCAGAATCTGGTTGCTCGAGACCGACAGCAGCTTGGCAAGCGCGTCGCAAGTAGCACGCGTGGCCAGCATGCCCGGCTCGCCGGTACCCGCATTGGCGTTACCCGTATTGACGACGAGCGCGCGAATGCCCGCATGAGCGGCCAGATGTTCCTTGCATACCGTCACCGGGGCGGCGCAGAAGCGGTTGGTCGTGAAAACACCCGATACCGTGCTGCCGGCAGCCAGTCGCATGACCAGCACGTCCTTGCGGTTCGGTTTGCGGATATTGGCTTCGGCCCAGCCCAGTTCGACGCCCGGAACGGCGTGCAGTTGGGAGGCTTCGATCGAGGGGAAATTGACGGCCATGGGGGTTCGCCCGCGAGAGGTAAGGGTTCAAGCACCCGCCCTGGCGATGTCGGCACGACAGCCCGCCGGGGCGGCGGTTGATCGGTGCGGCCGGTTTCGAAGCTTTGCACATCCTCAAAAACCGGCGCTACAAACGACGCGGCGCCGATAAAGTGTCGGCGCCGCGGCGATCGTTCACATCTTAAGACAGTTTGCCGTGGCAGTGCTTGAATTTCTTGCCACTGCCGCACGGGCACGGGTCATTGCGTCCGACCTTCGGCAGCATGTCGACGCCAGCGGCTGCACCGGCTACGCCCGCAGCACCTGCCGCCTGGGCGAGCGCTGCAACCACCGGGCGACCGGCGTCTTCGTCCACTTCGCCTTCGCCGCCCACGGTTTCGAGTTCGTCATGCTTGAACTCGATGTTCACCAGACCGCCTGCGTTGTCGTCGAGCGACTCCGTGGCTTGCTCAAGCTCTTCCTGCGACTGGATGCGCACGTTCATGATGACGCGTGTGACTTCCAGCTTGATGGTCTCAAGCAACTGTGCGAACAGTTCGAACGCTTCGCGCTTGTATTCCTGCTTCGGATTCTTCTGAGCGTAACCGCGCAGATGGATACCCTGACGCAGGTGATCCAGCGCCGCCAGATGCTCGCGCCAGTTCGAATCCACGCTTTGCAGCATGACCGAGCGCTCGAAGCCCGAGAACGACTCGCGGCCGACCAGATCGACCTTTGCGGTATACGACGCTTCGGCCGCATCCAT
This window of the Pandoraea sputorum genome carries:
- the argJ gene encoding bifunctional glutamate N-acetyltransferase/amino-acid acetyltransferase ArgJ, producing the protein MAVNFPSIEASQLHAVPGVELGWAEANIRKPNRKDVLVMRLAAGSTVSGVFTTNRFCAAPVTVCKEHLAAHAGIRALVVNTGNANAGTGEPGMLATRATCDALAKLLSVSSNQILPFSTGVILEPLPVDRLVAGLPQAIANLAPAHWFEAAQSIMTTDTLPKAASRQIVIDGQTIVMTGVSKGAGMIKPNMATMLGFVGTNARVAQPVLDALVKYVADRSFNAITIDGDTSTNDSFIVAATGQTELPEIASTDTPAFAALRDALLSISQELAQLIVRDGEGATKFITVTVEGGRDVAECRQIAYAIGHSPLVKTAFFASDPNLGRILAAIGYAGVNDLDVSKIDLYLDDVLVARAGGRNADYREEDGQRVMKQSEITVRVVLGRGDAAATLWTCDLSHDYVSINADYRS